The following are encoded in a window of Polynucleobacter sp. VK25 genomic DNA:
- the modB gene encoding molybdate ABC transporter permease subunit: protein MDIEALLLSLRLAIWTLVLIIPFGIWVAHSLQSMGKSRSWIEASLALPLVLPPTVLGYYLLVGLGGKTLFGIPLVFSFTGILIASLIVNLPFAIQPIQRAFEGINPEIREAAQVSGLTKWQIFRLIELPLAWRGITSAAVLTFAHTLGEFGVILMVGGAIPGETKTVSIAIYDKVQSFDTSGAGALSLLLLCTSLVAIAISYGVFGRSSSQSKKWRS, encoded by the coding sequence ATGGATATTGAAGCCCTCCTTCTCTCATTAAGGCTAGCTATTTGGACCCTAGTCCTGATTATTCCTTTTGGTATCTGGGTAGCGCATTCACTCCAAAGCATGGGCAAAAGCAGGTCATGGATCGAGGCATCACTTGCCCTTCCTTTAGTTCTACCCCCCACCGTCTTGGGCTATTACCTCCTAGTGGGCCTAGGAGGTAAAACGCTCTTTGGGATCCCGTTGGTATTTTCTTTCACCGGAATTCTCATTGCATCGCTAATTGTCAATTTGCCTTTCGCCATTCAGCCAATACAACGTGCATTTGAGGGTATTAATCCTGAGATCCGGGAAGCTGCTCAAGTGAGCGGACTGACAAAATGGCAAATCTTTCGACTGATTGAATTACCGCTGGCGTGGCGTGGGATTACCAGCGCAGCCGTGCTCACTTTCGCCCATACCCTAGGCGAATTTGGTGTGATTCTGATGGTTGGCGGCGCCATTCCAGGAGAAACCAAAACAGTATCCATAGCCATTTATGACAAAGTGCAAAGTTTTGATACGTCTGGCGCTGGCGCGCTTTCATTGCTGTTGCTTTGCACCTCCCTAGTAGCCATTGCAATCTCCTATGGCGTCTTTGGGCGCAGTTCATCCCAATCAAAAAAGTGGAGAAGCTAA
- a CDS encoding ABC transporter ATP-binding protein, translated as MLKVKLLQTNPNPLQLNIECIPGELHALVGPSGSGKTTALRTIAGLNDAESGKIECDGKLWFEANEVNGVTTSLSPANRSCGFLFQQYALFPHLTALENVCIPLYNSTSQIAERKLQAQQWLDRMGIGELANRMPNQLSGGQQQRVALARALARSPKILLLDEPFSAIDAPTRQGLYKTLAELRQDLNIPILLVTHDLREADLLADRITVIDQGVGLQTAPPQVLFDRPRNSRVAELVGISNKFEGIFTAGKLSWDGSQRIFDVADKGKIPPNTPVAWVIPAEGLSLHLSSSATTITVTVEQISALGQIAVIQLRTLDGGHAITWEASAAEVKRLCLDVGKNTNLEIDGSKIHIMPLRPINDPRRFTN; from the coding sequence ATGCTTAAAGTAAAACTTCTCCAAACTAACCCAAATCCCTTGCAACTAAACATTGAATGCATCCCAGGAGAATTGCATGCGCTAGTAGGGCCATCTGGTAGCGGCAAGACAACCGCCCTTAGAACCATCGCTGGCCTAAACGATGCCGAGAGCGGAAAAATTGAGTGTGATGGCAAGCTATGGTTTGAGGCGAATGAAGTTAATGGAGTTACCACCTCCTTAAGCCCTGCCAATCGCTCGTGTGGATTTCTATTTCAGCAGTACGCCCTTTTTCCCCATCTCACAGCACTTGAGAATGTATGCATACCGCTATACAACTCAACATCACAAATTGCGGAACGCAAGTTGCAAGCACAGCAATGGCTAGACCGCATGGGAATCGGTGAGTTAGCCAATCGCATGCCAAACCAACTCTCGGGCGGACAACAACAGCGGGTTGCGCTTGCTAGAGCGCTGGCGCGATCACCAAAAATACTCTTACTTGATGAACCCTTCTCTGCGATTGATGCGCCTACGCGCCAGGGCCTTTATAAGACCCTAGCTGAACTTCGTCAAGATTTAAATATTCCAATCCTGCTGGTCACTCATGACTTAAGAGAGGCTGATTTATTAGCTGATCGCATTACTGTGATCGATCAAGGCGTAGGACTTCAAACTGCTCCGCCACAAGTGCTGTTTGACAGACCTAGAAACTCGCGGGTTGCTGAACTAGTTGGTATCAGCAATAAGTTTGAAGGGATCTTTACAGCAGGAAAGTTAAGCTGGGATGGTAGCCAACGTATCTTTGATGTAGCCGACAAAGGCAAAATCCCACCAAATACACCTGTTGCCTGGGTTATTCCAGCAGAGGGGCTAAGTCTTCACCTCAGCTCCAGTGCAACCACTATCACTGTGACTGTTGAGCAGATCAGCGCCTTAGGTCAGATAGCGGTCATTCAACTACGTACGCTTGATGGTGGACACGCTATTACTTGGGAAGCTTCTGCTGCAGAAGTTAAACGGCTCTGCTTAGATGTCGGAAAAAATACAAATCTTGAGATTGATGGCAGCAAGATTCATATCATGCCATTACGTCCGATTAACGATCCTCGTCGCTTTACAAACTAA
- the purF gene encoding amidophosphoribosyltransferase, with product MCGVVGTVSHSPVNQLLYDALLLLQHRGQDAAGIATMNGNSFTMHKANGLVRDVFRTRNMRSLVGNAGIGQVRYPTAGSASSEEEAQPFYVSAPYGIILAHNGNLTNAPSLRVEMAYRDRRHINTSSDTEVLLNVLADELQKETNSVALDEGAMFNAVTAVTNRVKGSYAVVSLIAGYGLLAFRDQYGIRPLCIGRIDTPQGPEWMIASESVALEGLGFTFVRDVNPGEAIYIDLDGNFYSRQCVPNAVLTPCIFEYVYMARPDSTIDGVTVYNVRMRMGDYLAEKIRKETDVSEIDVVMPIPDSSRPAAMQVAKNLGVDYREGFFKNRYIGRTFIMPGQAVRKKSVRQKLNAMRIEFKDKTVLIVDDSIVRGTTSFEIVQMARESGAKKVIFASAAPPVRFPNVYGIDMPTRSELVAYGRTDEEINKMIGADQLIYQSIEDMKQAVRDVNPDIKNFEASCFDGFYVTGDITESYLDALEAARNTSAAKADRQKDSSDFARSQLHLHLATED from the coding sequence ATGTGCGGCGTCGTCGGAACTGTTTCCCACTCACCAGTAAATCAACTTCTCTATGATGCCTTGTTGCTTTTGCAACATCGCGGTCAAGATGCTGCAGGCATTGCAACCATGAACGGTAATTCGTTCACGATGCATAAAGCCAATGGCTTAGTTAGAGACGTCTTTAGAACTCGCAATATGCGCAGCTTGGTAGGTAATGCTGGCATCGGCCAAGTGCGTTATCCAACTGCCGGCTCTGCAAGTAGCGAAGAAGAAGCGCAACCTTTTTATGTCAGCGCTCCTTACGGCATTATCTTGGCGCATAACGGCAACTTAACTAACGCACCAAGCTTGCGTGTAGAGATGGCCTATCGTGACCGTCGTCACATCAATACCAGTTCTGATACTGAAGTGCTGCTCAACGTATTAGCGGATGAGCTCCAAAAAGAAACGAATAGCGTAGCTCTCGACGAGGGCGCGATGTTTAATGCAGTAACTGCTGTAACCAATCGCGTTAAAGGTTCTTACGCAGTAGTTTCTTTAATAGCAGGCTATGGCTTATTGGCCTTCCGCGATCAGTATGGTATTCGTCCTCTTTGTATTGGTCGTATTGATACACCTCAAGGTCCCGAGTGGATGATTGCATCTGAGTCTGTAGCGCTTGAAGGTCTAGGATTTACATTCGTGCGCGATGTGAATCCAGGCGAAGCAATCTATATCGACTTAGACGGTAATTTCTATTCACGCCAATGCGTACCTAATGCCGTATTAACACCGTGTATCTTTGAATACGTCTACATGGCCCGCCCAGACTCCACGATTGATGGCGTCACTGTCTATAACGTGCGTATGCGTATGGGTGATTACTTGGCCGAGAAGATCCGCAAGGAGACTGATGTCTCTGAGATCGATGTAGTCATGCCAATTCCAGACTCAAGCCGACCTGCAGCAATGCAAGTAGCCAAGAATCTTGGAGTGGATTACCGTGAAGGCTTCTTTAAGAACCGTTATATCGGCCGCACCTTCATCATGCCAGGGCAGGCTGTTCGTAAGAAGTCAGTTCGTCAAAAACTCAACGCTATGCGTATTGAGTTCAAAGATAAGACTGTCTTAATTGTGGATGACTCGATTGTCCGTGGAACCACTTCCTTTGAGATTGTGCAGATGGCTCGTGAATCTGGTGCCAAGAAAGTGATCTTTGCTTCTGCTGCGCCGCCAGTGCGCTTCCCGAATGTCTACGGTATTGATATGCCAACCCGCAGCGAATTGGTTGCCTATGGCCGCACCGATGAAGAAATCAATAAGATGATTGGTGCCGATCAATTAATCTATCAAAGCATTGAAGATATGAAGCAGGCAGTTAGGGACGTGAATCCAGACATTAAGAACTTTGAGGCTTCTTGCTTTGATGGTTTCTATGTAACTGGTGACATCACCGAGTCCTATCTAGATGCTTTGGAAGCTGCCAGAAATACCTCGGCCGCTAAAGCAGATCGCCAAAAGGATTCGAGCGACTTTGCTCGTTCACAACTCCATCTGCATTTGGCTACCGAAGACTAA
- a CDS encoding metalloregulator ArsR/SmtB family transcription factor, with translation MKAKVQKASKNLTPKQMERVFSEVASYFNVLSEPARLRIMYAVCSGEKSVSEVVQMCGTSQANVSRHLLALHKAGILLRRKEGVTVYYSIADNATVEMCQTVCAKIAESIH, from the coding sequence ATGAAAGCAAAAGTTCAAAAAGCAAGCAAAAACTTAACCCCAAAACAAATGGAGAGGGTATTTTCTGAAGTTGCCTCCTATTTCAATGTTCTATCTGAGCCAGCTCGCTTGCGCATCATGTACGCAGTTTGTAGCGGTGAAAAATCAGTTTCTGAGGTTGTACAGATGTGCGGCACAAGTCAGGCCAATGTATCAAGACACTTATTGGCGCTTCATAAGGCTGGAATTTTATTGAGGCGAAAAGAGGGTGTAACGGTTTATTACTCGATTGCGGATAACGCAACGGTTGAGATGTGTCAAACAGTCTGTGCCAAGATTGCTGAGAGTATTCACTAA
- a CDS encoding O-succinylhomoserine sulfhydrylase codes for MKSKTTRKKPDFSKLALETLAVRAGTRRTAEYQEHSEAMFLTSSFCFDSAELAADGFAHADQGFIYSRFTNPTVSMFQDRLAALEGGEACIATASGMSAILTMAMAHLQAGDHVVCSRSVFGATIQLFANILGRFGITTTYADLADTKSWQAAVQPNTKLFYLETPSNPLTEIADIKAISKIAKKAGALFAVDNCFCTPALQKPLALGADVVIHSATKYLDGQGRVVGGAIVGSKDFIMGKVFPYVRTAGPTLSAFNAWVFLKGLETLELRMKQQSQNALALAQWLEKQPGVERVYHPGLKSHPQHALAMRQQKEGGAILSFTLKGGKKAAFKLINQTKLCSITANLGDTRTTITHPATTTHCRVTPEARKAAGISDGLVRIAVGLENINDLKNDLVGGLKK; via the coding sequence ATGAAGAGTAAAACTACCCGCAAAAAACCGGATTTTTCTAAGCTAGCGCTTGAGACCTTAGCGGTTCGCGCCGGTACCCGTCGCACAGCTGAATACCAAGAACATTCAGAGGCGATGTTCCTCACTTCTAGTTTTTGCTTTGATAGTGCTGAATTAGCAGCCGATGGTTTTGCGCATGCCGATCAAGGATTCATCTATTCACGCTTCACCAATCCGACAGTTAGCATGTTCCAGGATCGCTTGGCTGCTTTAGAAGGTGGCGAGGCTTGTATTGCGACTGCTTCCGGCATGTCCGCCATTCTCACAATGGCGATGGCTCATCTACAAGCGGGCGATCACGTGGTTTGCTCACGTTCGGTGTTCGGTGCAACGATTCAGTTGTTCGCTAACATCTTAGGCCGCTTCGGCATCACAACCACTTATGCAGATTTGGCTGATACCAAATCATGGCAGGCTGCAGTGCAGCCAAATACCAAACTCTTTTACCTGGAGACACCTTCCAACCCTTTAACTGAGATTGCTGATATCAAAGCCATTTCAAAGATAGCGAAGAAGGCAGGTGCATTATTTGCTGTTGACAACTGCTTCTGTACGCCGGCATTGCAAAAACCATTGGCACTCGGTGCTGATGTCGTGATTCATTCGGCTACCAAGTACTTGGATGGACAAGGCCGGGTAGTGGGTGGAGCAATTGTTGGTAGCAAAGATTTCATCATGGGCAAGGTATTTCCATATGTTCGTACCGCAGGCCCAACGCTCTCCGCATTTAATGCTTGGGTATTCCTGAAAGGCTTAGAGACTTTAGAGCTTCGTATGAAGCAACAGAGTCAAAATGCACTCGCCTTGGCTCAATGGCTAGAGAAGCAGCCTGGTGTTGAACGTGTTTATCACCCAGGCCTCAAATCACACCCCCAACATGCTTTGGCAATGCGCCAGCAAAAAGAAGGTGGGGCAATTCTTTCCTTCACCTTGAAGGGTGGCAAGAAGGCTGCGTTCAAACTGATCAATCAAACCAAGCTTTGCTCGATTACTGCAAACTTGGGTGATACCCGCACGACCATTACTCATCCAGCCACAACAACGCATTGCCGCGTGACACCAGAGGCTCGTAAAGCTGCTGGTATTTCAGATGGCTTAGTGCGCATTGCGGTTGGACTTGAAAACATCAATGACTTAAAGAATGATCTCGTTGGTGGACTCAAAAAATAA
- a CDS encoding bifunctional 2-polyprenyl-6-hydroxyphenol methylase/3-demethylubiquinol 3-O-methyltransferase UbiG, which translates to MGFSDATQFWNERFDKAEFIFGKEPNEYLVEKTHQYLKPKDKVLCIADGEGRNGVWLAKQGMQVVGFDASDIALSKAKQFAKDNQVEVEYSFSDTDSYAWTENTYDAAIGIFIQFADPAMRTRIFEQTYQTLKPGGLFILQGYTPKQLEYKTGGPSLIEHLYTEELIRDLAKEFEVLELVSYEKELSEGPRHTGMSAILGLVARK; encoded by the coding sequence ATGGGTTTTTCTGATGCTACGCAATTTTGGAATGAGCGCTTTGATAAGGCAGAGTTCATCTTTGGCAAAGAGCCAAATGAATATCTCGTTGAAAAAACACATCAATACTTAAAGCCAAAAGATAAGGTGTTATGTATCGCTGATGGCGAGGGCCGCAATGGCGTGTGGTTGGCTAAGCAAGGTATGCAAGTCGTTGGCTTTGATGCGTCTGACATCGCACTTTCTAAAGCAAAACAGTTTGCCAAAGATAACCAAGTCGAGGTTGAGTATTCATTTTCCGATACTGATAGCTATGCTTGGACCGAAAATACATACGATGCAGCAATTGGAATCTTCATACAGTTTGCCGATCCAGCAATGCGCACCAGAATATTTGAGCAGACTTATCAAACTCTAAAGCCGGGTGGCCTTTTCATTCTGCAGGGCTACACACCCAAGCAGCTCGAATACAAAACTGGTGGTCCAAGCTTAATAGAGCATCTGTACACAGAAGAATTAATCCGGGATCTTGCTAAAGAGTTTGAGGTTCTTGAGCTCGTAAGTTACGAGAAAGAACTTTCTGAGGGCCCGAGACACACGGGCATGTCTGCAATATTGGGGCTGGTTGCTAGAAAGTAA